The DNA region ACCTCGCGTGGCTCGCCTACCGCCAGCCCGCCAATCGCATAGCCCGGCAGCTCCATCTCTACCAGCCGCTCGGCTGACTCCTTCCGCAAATCCGCATACATCCCACCCTGCACGATGCCAAACAGGCTCTGCGTCTTCCCCCCGCGCTCTTCAAACCACGGCACGCGCTCTTTATTCGCTTCAAAATGATCCTTCGACCGCTGCGCCCACGCATGCGTCAGCCCCATCGAGTCCCGCGTCCGCTCATAGGTCGCCGGATGCTCCACGCACTCATCGAAGACCATCATCACATCCGCGCCCAGCGCAATCTGCACGTCCATCGAGTGCTCCGGCGAGAAGAAGTGCTTGCTCCCATCGAGATGCGACCGAAACTCCACGCCATCCGCCGTCACCTTGCGCAGGCTGCTCAGGCTGAATACCTGAAACCCGCCTGAGTCCGTCAGCATGGGCCGCTCCCAGCTCATGAAGCGGTGCACGCCGCCCATCCGCGCAATCAACTCATGTCCCGGCCGCAAATAGAGATGATAGGTATTCGCCAGAATAATCTGCGCCCCCATGCCATCCGCGCCAATCTCCTCAAGCACCCCCTGCTCGACGGCCTTCACACTGGCCGCAGTCCCCACCGGCATAAACACCGGCGTCTCCACCACCCCATGCGGCAGCACCAACCGCCCGCGCCGTCCCCCACCGACATCCGTCCCATCAACCTGAAACTCAAGACCCATCTCAAGATTGTAGAAGCAACAGTACGTAGCTTACGGCTGCGCCTCGAGCCAGTAGTTCCTCCGCGCCGAAACCAGCAGCTCCGGATGATGCACCAGCCGCACCGCGATCGTATGCAGCCCTGTCGTCTGCGAGGTCGGATAGAAGCTCAAAATATAGCGATTGCGAATATGGTTGTTCAGCACGTTCAGGTCATCGCCCAGCTCAACCGCATTATCGAAGCTGCTCGTCTCCCCACCCGACAGCGCAGCGATCTCCGCGGACATGTTCTTATGCATCGCCCCAATCGCTGCATTCAGAGGAACGCTAAGGTCGTAATACCCCAGAAATGATCCCGCCGCTGGATTAATCGTAATCGGAGGATGCGGATGCGACGAATGTCGGAACTCCTGCCGGAGCGTCGTCTTCTCCGCTGAAAACGTCATGCTGTAGACCGCCGTATTCGTCTCGCCCAGATCGCGAACAACGTCCTTCGCCTTCGCATGACTGCCGTCATCATGCTCCTGGCTGATCAGCAGAATCGCCCGCCGCATATTCGCCGGTTGCTGCTTCAACAACCCAATCGCATACTCAAGACCATCGAAGACCGCAGCCCCGCTATTGCCCGCATCCGGATGATCGATAGCATCCTTCCACTGCGCCACGTCCGACGTAAACGGCGAAGCCGCCTCCGGTCTGCTGTCGAAGTTCACAACCGAGACCTTGTTGGGAGTGACATCGCCGGGTGCAGGCCCAAGAATGGAAGCGATCATGGTGTCAAGATTGGCAAAGCTCGGAAACTGGCCACGAGCCGCGCCACCTGTCTGCATCAGCAGCACCAGCGACAGCGGACGGCTGCTCGCATCCTCCAGCATCACCTTCTGCGGAACGCCGTTATCGGTCAGCACAAAGTCGTCGGCCTTAAGCGAAAAGACCAGCTCCTTGCCCGCAGTCTCAACCAGCGTAGGCACAACCACCAGGGTGGTCGTCGTATGCAGCGTCGTCTGCGCAAACGCCGCGCCACTCAACACCGCAGCCAGAACGCCTGATTTGAGAACAGCAGCCTTCGTCATTTAGAAACCCCGAATCAATGAGCCTCCGACATGGAAAAAGGTCTCGAAGCAGTAGACGTAGCCCACGTCTTATTCGGCTTATCGCCCATCACAAAGCGCAACTCGCCTCCACCCATAATCTCCTCATGCTTTAGAAAACTGCGTATCAATGGCTTGCCATTCAAACTCACACTCTCCACATAAGGATGGTTCGCACTCAGCCTCTCCGCTACCACAGAGAACTTCTTCCCATTCGGCAGATTCATCGTCGCCCGCTCCACAAATGGCCGCCCAATCACATACTCATTCGATGCAGGCGCAACCGGATAAAACCCAAGCCCAGTGAAGATCAGCCACGCCGACATCTGCCCAAGGTCGTCATTGCCCACCAGCCCGTCCGGAGCAGGCTTGTACTGGCTCTCAACAATCTGGCCCAGCCTCTCCTGCGTCCGCCACGGCTCGCCCGCATAGTCGTAAAGATACGCAAGATGATGGCTCGGCTCGTTGCCATGAACATACTGCCCGATCATGCCAGCCATATCTTCCACATCCGCATAGTCCTTCGGATCGACCTTCGCGTCGAACATCGCATCCAACTTCGCGATCAGCTTCGCATCGCCGCCCAGCAACCGAATCATCCCCGCCTCATCCTGCGGCTGATACCACGAGTATTGCCACGCGTTGCCCTCGGTAAAGCCGCTATCCGCGCCAGCCCGCGCCGGATTGAAGGGCTCGCGATAGCTTCCATCCGCGAGCCGCGGACGCGCAAACCCAACTGAAGTATCGAAGACATTCCGCCAGTTGCCGGCACGTTTCTCAAATCGCTCGGCGACATCGTTCCGCCCCAGCTTGCGCGCCATCTGCGCAATCGTCCAGTCGTCGAACGCATACTCAATCGTCTGCGAGACCGCCTCTCCATGCGAACCCGGCTTGCCCCCATCGACCGGCACATAGCCCAGCTTCATGTACTCCCCCAGATGCCCATAGGGAGCGTAATCAGCCGTCGCCACCATCGCATCCAGCGCCTTATTTGCGTCGAAGCCGCCGATGCCCTTCATATACGCATCCGCAATCTCCGGCACTGCGTGATAGCCGATCATGCACCACGTCTCGATCCCCTGGAACTGCCACACCGGCAGCATCCCAAATGGGCTCTCCTGCTGCGAGGCCAGCATCGACCGCACCAGATCGCTGGTGCGCGTCTGCGGCTCAATCAGCGTCATCAGCGGCTGTTCCGCGCGATAGGTATCCCACAGCGAGAGGCTCGAAACAAACTGAAATCCCTGCGCACGATGCACCTGATTATCCGGCCCGCGATAGCTTCCATCCACATCCATCGCCAGGCTGGGAGCCAGCAGCGAATGATACAGCGCCGTGTAAAGATTCTGCCGCATGGCTGGCTCGGCATCGAAGCTCACCGCTCGAAGCGCCTTCTCCCACGCACTTCGCGCCGCAGCACGCACCGCATCGAAATCAAACCCCGGAACCTCCGCATCGAGATTCGCAATCGCGCCCTCTTCGCTCACCGGAGAGATAGCAACCTTCACCACAAGCGG from Edaphobacter paludis includes:
- the tgt gene encoding tRNA guanosine(34) transglycosylase Tgt — translated: MGLEFQVDGTDVGGGRRGRLVLPHGVVETPVFMPVGTAASVKAVEQGVLEEIGADGMGAQIILANTYHLYLRPGHELIARMGGVHRFMSWERPMLTDSGGFQVFSLSSLRKVTADGVEFRSHLDGSKHFFSPEHSMDVQIALGADVMMVFDECVEHPATYERTRDSMGLTHAWAQRSKDHFEANKERVPWFEERGGKTQSLFGIVQGGMYADLRKESAERLVEMELPGYAIGGLAVGEPREVTREMIARTLEWLPKDKPRYVMGVGYPDEIEEYARMGVDMMDCVLPTRAGRHGLVFMREEAGGPVVRMNIKRKEYAEDARPIDETCGCMVCRRYSRAYLRHLYVSGEALGLTLNSVHNLHFYLATMERVRSEMVAAVGSQSTL
- a CDS encoding VWA domain-containing protein, with the protein product MTKAAVLKSGVLAAVLSGAAFAQTTLHTTTTLVVVPTLVETAGKELVFSLKADDFVLTDNGVPQKVMLEDASSRPLSLVLLMQTGGAARGQFPSFANLDTMIASILGPAPGDVTPNKVSVVNFDSRPEAASPFTSDVAQWKDAIDHPDAGNSGAAVFDGLEYAIGLLKQQPANMRRAILLISQEHDDGSHAKAKDVVRDLGETNTAVYSMTFSAEKTTLRQEFRHSSHPHPPITINPAAGSFLGYYDLSVPLNAAIGAMHKNMSAEIAALSGGETSSFDNAVELGDDLNVLNNHIRNRYILSFYPTSQTTGLHTIAVRLVHHPELLVSARRNYWLEAQP
- a CDS encoding GH92 family glycosyl hydrolase, which produces MPASILVCSSLRSVCLFALTIGIFAGPACAQTLRQPGAYDSVNPFIGTGADGHTFPGATVPFGMVQLSPDTQINNFKHSYKWAAGYRYEDSTILGFSETHFSGAGHSDLGDFLIQPIAGEVRLEPGDADKPLSGYRSRFSHATEKAAPGYYAVTLSDYGVRAELTATARVGVHRYTFPADKEAHLLLDMRSSIYNYPGKVLWSRVRIRQDGTVTGMRETRGWAPGRQLYFAMRFSRPVTGHQLVDREPLPIDYKGFKTPGNTPEDTQAMEGRGLIATFDFGRLSAPLVVKVAISPVSEEGAIANLDAEVPGFDFDAVRAAARSAWEKALRAVSFDAEPAMRQNLYTALYHSLLAPSLAMDVDGSYRGPDNQVHRAQGFQFVSSLSLWDTYRAEQPLMTLIEPQTRTSDLVRSMLASQQESPFGMLPVWQFQGIETWCMIGYHAVPEIADAYMKGIGGFDANKALDAMVATADYAPYGHLGEYMKLGYVPVDGGKPGSHGEAVSQTIEYAFDDWTIAQMARKLGRNDVAERFEKRAGNWRNVFDTSVGFARPRLADGSYREPFNPARAGADSGFTEGNAWQYSWYQPQDEAGMIRLLGGDAKLIAKLDAMFDAKVDPKDYADVEDMAGMIGQYVHGNEPSHHLAYLYDYAGEPWRTQERLGQIVESQYKPAPDGLVGNDDLGQMSAWLIFTGLGFYPVAPASNEYVIGRPFVERATMNLPNGKKFSVVAERLSANHPYVESVSLNGKPLIRSFLKHEEIMGGGELRFVMGDKPNKTWATSTASRPFSMSEAH